Proteins encoded by one window of Candidatus Zixiibacteriota bacterium:
- a CDS encoding HAMP domain-containing protein, with protein MSFLERIMSFRLRTKFVVPISLLLIASILTVSGYLIKRQADGFRRELRTSGETMVRILAMNAESGVLFESRYELQELLQILNQFDAVTYAAIYAEAGKPLASYGMWSESDIVVKRALDRGARADTIGGGFYVKNADGHEFLELNYPVYSRKEILSRETLGMTSGIDQSLGQRYVTEQIGSIRLILSLAKVNLSIAEAQKTAILLTVVILILTILVLTFFVRVVTKPVQMLVAVTDQVSRGDLSRLVEINQLDEIGHLANTFNKMIASLRQSREEIEEYNRNLEEKIIERTIALEEAQAQLIQSEKMSAIGQLAAGVAHELNNPLGGILGYAQFTLEKMKKNAAAAGLTKEAESYIRYLTDIETQARRCKNIVQNLLRFSRSSHTTEFEDVDVNQVIEDTRTFVEHQLLMNQISLTVDLAEDLPLIQANASQLQQVFTNLIINAMHASRSDSQIRIESRYSPAVGEFGGAVELRFIDQGHGIPPEIINKIFEPFFTTKEVGKGTGLGLSVSYGIVKEHGGEIKVDSAVGKGSTFTLIFPVQKHPVDADNSLKSGIGV; from the coding sequence ATGAGCTTCCTTGAGCGCATCATGAGCTTCCGCCTGCGCACCAAGTTCGTCGTGCCGATTTCGCTCTTGCTGATCGCCAGCATTCTCACCGTGAGCGGCTACCTCATCAAGCGGCAGGCGGACGGCTTCCGGCGCGAACTCCGCACGAGCGGCGAGACGATGGTCCGGATCCTGGCCATGAACGCCGAGAGCGGCGTCCTCTTCGAGTCGCGCTACGAGCTCCAGGAGCTGCTCCAGATTCTCAACCAGTTCGACGCCGTCACCTACGCCGCCATCTACGCGGAGGCCGGCAAGCCGCTCGCCTCCTACGGCATGTGGAGCGAGAGCGACATCGTGGTCAAGCGCGCGCTCGACCGCGGCGCCCGCGCCGACACCATCGGCGGCGGTTTCTACGTGAAGAATGCCGACGGCCACGAGTTTCTCGAACTGAACTACCCCGTGTACTCCCGGAAAGAAATCCTCTCCCGGGAGACGCTCGGCATGACGAGCGGGATCGACCAGTCGCTCGGCCAGCGCTACGTGACCGAACAGATCGGGTCGATCCGGCTGATCCTCTCGCTGGCCAAGGTCAACCTGTCGATCGCCGAGGCCCAGAAAACCGCCATTCTGCTCACCGTGGTGATCCTCATCCTCACCATCCTCGTCCTGACTTTCTTCGTGCGCGTCGTCACCAAGCCTGTGCAGATGCTCGTCGCCGTCACCGACCAGGTGAGCCGGGGCGATCTCAGCCGCCTGGTGGAGATCAACCAGTTGGACGAGATCGGCCACCTCGCCAACACGTTCAACAAGATGATCGCGAGCCTGCGCCAGAGCCGCGAGGAGATCGAGGAGTACAACCGCAATCTCGAGGAGAAGATCATCGAGCGGACGATCGCCCTCGAGGAGGCCCAGGCCCAGCTCATCCAGTCGGAGAAAATGAGCGCCATCGGCCAGCTCGCGGCCGGCGTGGCCCACGAATTGAACAACCCGCTGGGGGGCATCCTCGGGTACGCCCAGTTCACGCTCGAGAAGATGAAGAAGAATGCCGCGGCCGCGGGCCTGACCAAGGAAGCCGAGAGCTACATCCGCTATCTCACCGATATCGAGACCCAGGCCCGCCGGTGCAAGAACATCGTCCAGAACCTCCTCCGTTTCTCCCGGTCCTCCCACACCACGGAGTTCGAGGACGTGGACGTGAACCAGGTGATCGAAGATACGCGCACCTTTGTCGAGCACCAGCTCCTCATGAATCAGATCTCGCTGACGGTCGACCTGGCCGAAGATCTGCCGTTGATCCAGGCCAACGCCAGCCAGTTGCAGCAGGTCTTCACGAACCTGATCATCAACGCCATGCACGCCTCCCGGTCCGATTCGCAGATCCGGATCGAGTCCCGTTACAGCCCGGCCGTCGGGGAGTTCGGCGGCGCCGTCGAGCTCCGCTTCATCGACCAGGGCCACGGCATCCCCCCCGAAATCATCAACAAGATCTTCGAGCCGTTCTTCACCACCAAGGAAGTGGGCAAGGGGACCGGCCTCGGCCTCTCCGTGAGCTACGGGATCGTCAAGGAGCATGGGGGGGAAATCAAGGTCGACTCGGCGGTCGGAAAAGGCTCCACTTTCACTCTGATATTCCCCGTTCAGAAACACCCGGTCGACGCCGATAATTCTCTAAAGAGCGGGATAGGAGTGTAA
- the rplU gene encoding 50S ribosomal protein L21, with translation MYAVFEVAGFQYSAQEGDVLRVPHQKADPGTSLAIDRILLVRGDGATAIGTPTVADARIDAEVVGEGLADKVLIYKYKRRTKYRRTQGHRQRFTEIRINKIHAPGA, from the coding sequence ATGTACGCTGTCTTCGAAGTCGCCGGTTTTCAGTATAGCGCTCAGGAAGGGGATGTCCTCCGGGTACCCCACCAGAAAGCCGACCCCGGCACGTCGCTGGCCATCGACCGCATCCTCTTAGTCCGCGGCGACGGGGCCACGGCGATCGGTACGCCGACGGTCGCCGATGCGCGCATCGATGCGGAAGTTGTGGGTGAAGGCCTGGCCGACAAGGTGCTCATCTACAAATATAAGCGCCGGACCAAGTACCGCCGCACCCAGGGGCATCGCCAGCGTTTCACCGAGATTCGCATCAACAAAATCCACGCCCCCGGCGCCTGA
- a CDS encoding response regulator, whose amino-acid sequence MDESVRRSVLVVDDEEIIRSFLFEVLSEEYDVSLACDGDEAIEQIRKRRYDVIITDLKMPRVSGEEVVKFACDRDPQSKVIVISGFSSLYTVSQSINNGACAFLSKPFSIKELMRTVTNALCA is encoded by the coding sequence ATGGATGAATCGGTCAGACGTTCCGTCCTCGTCGTGGACGACGAGGAAATCATTCGCAGTTTTCTGTTTGAAGTGCTCAGCGAGGAGTACGACGTCAGCCTGGCCTGCGACGGCGACGAGGCAATCGAGCAGATCCGGAAGAGGCGCTACGACGTCATCATTACGGATCTCAAGATGCCCCGGGTGTCGGGCGAGGAGGTCGTCAAGTTCGCCTGCGACAGGGATCCGCAGTCGAAAGTCATTGTGATTTCGGGCTTTTCAAGCCTATACACGGTCAGTCAATCCATAAACAACGGCGCCTGCGCATTCCTCTCGAAGCCTTTTTCCATCAAGGAACTGATGCGGACGGTCACGAATGCCCTGTGCGCCTAG
- a CDS encoding TonB-dependent receptor, which produces MRNRLHMIFCVVGCLAVLALPSAAEAGVTGKVSGVVLDSATGEPIVGAIIRVVGTDMGALTDVDGEYFIINLPGGSHDVSVSYMGYEPVTKTGVRVLIDLTTPLDFRMVPAPVELGRQVVVSAANPIVQQDLTATRIIFTADRLEELPNIVSVQSVLRNYPGVVEDREQALHVRGGRAGQVTYFYDGFNIQDPFTATQGIEIIPSALEELSLTSGGYTAEYGEALSGVVSAVSRDGTAQYHGRLKMYEGFTHPYDVDKGDWGGLERIGNRSLAFDLSGPLPGLDPRRYTFFSAGQYLTDPTSLPHNEVTSWTGTGKLTMYPASGWKFKTNVTYYSADGSVYDHRDVNNRSYDFNLDGLPVFEKEAYLVGFSTDYAFNERAVLTGAVNRFHTRTKSAPDHLFDTYWDEWPGYAVDSAGVYNGTIDDENYLNEPDYSDPMQVVGFTVGDDYYPTYRLRETWYDAFSLRFMHQVNKWNQLKTGAEFRQYDINWDFKQFFNDRPYGEKYQSKPTYASFFVQDKMEYDYFIVNLGLRYDFHNADISYNADPYAATPVWKKAETKHGLSPRLGVSFPIAENSKMHFNYGVYYQEPRFQYLYMNYQGDITTGLPLLGNPDLEPERTTSYELGLDHLLDNRWHLNVTAYYKDIEDLVTARQDGLIAGREVTRITNGDYGSVKGIDLALEVLPNGGCFTGSVSYGYMIATGNGSYALEPYYTYITSTTDTVQPFTEYPLDFDQRHTVTGVLSYRVPSDWDGRLLGQKLPGDWGLTLVGYYGSGLPYTKTDQSGNRVGERNAWRLPANYKVDLRFNKDFPLRAGSRLSLFVEVDNLFDRRNVVNLYTSTGLPDNDGVDYMGSLSVSQQALDHYDRLYDNDPQNYAPPRTIRTGLQLNF; this is translated from the coding sequence TTGCGTAATCGGCTGCACATGATCTTCTGCGTGGTCGGCTGCCTCGCCGTTCTCGCACTGCCCTCCGCCGCCGAGGCCGGGGTCACCGGCAAGGTGTCGGGGGTGGTGCTCGACAGCGCGACGGGCGAGCCGATCGTCGGCGCCATCATCCGCGTCGTCGGCACCGACATGGGCGCCCTGACCGACGTGGACGGCGAGTACTTCATTATCAACCTCCCGGGCGGCTCCCACGACGTCTCCGTGTCCTACATGGGGTACGAACCGGTGACCAAAACGGGCGTGCGGGTGCTCATCGACCTGACCACCCCGCTGGACTTCCGCATGGTGCCCGCGCCCGTCGAACTCGGCCGGCAGGTGGTGGTCTCGGCCGCCAACCCCATCGTCCAGCAGGACCTGACCGCCACCCGCATCATCTTCACGGCCGACCGGCTGGAGGAACTCCCCAACATCGTGAGCGTCCAGTCGGTGCTGCGGAATTACCCGGGCGTGGTCGAAGACCGGGAGCAGGCGCTCCACGTCCGCGGCGGCCGCGCCGGCCAGGTGACGTACTTCTATGACGGATTCAACATTCAGGATCCGTTCACCGCGACCCAGGGAATCGAGATCATCCCCTCGGCCCTGGAAGAGCTGTCGCTGACCTCGGGCGGCTACACGGCCGAGTACGGCGAGGCCCTCTCCGGCGTCGTGAGCGCGGTCTCCCGCGACGGCACCGCGCAGTACCACGGCCGCCTTAAGATGTACGAAGGATTCACCCACCCCTACGACGTGGACAAGGGGGACTGGGGCGGCCTCGAACGGATCGGCAACCGCTCCCTGGCCTTCGACCTCTCCGGGCCGCTCCCGGGGCTCGACCCCCGGCGCTATACCTTCTTCAGCGCCGGCCAGTACCTGACCGACCCGACCTCCCTGCCGCACAACGAGGTCACCTCGTGGACCGGGACCGGGAAGCTCACCATGTATCCCGCCAGCGGGTGGAAGTTCAAAACCAACGTCACATACTACTCGGCCGACGGTTCGGTGTACGACCACCGCGACGTCAACAACCGGTCGTATGATTTCAATCTCGATGGTCTCCCCGTGTTCGAGAAGGAGGCCTACCTGGTGGGGTTCAGCACCGACTACGCGTTCAACGAGCGGGCGGTCCTCACCGGCGCGGTCAACCGTTTCCACACCCGGACGAAATCGGCCCCGGATCACCTCTTCGATACCTACTGGGACGAATGGCCGGGCTACGCGGTCGACTCCGCCGGCGTGTACAACGGCACCATCGACGACGAGAACTACCTGAACGAACCCGACTACTCCGATCCCATGCAGGTGGTCGGTTTCACCGTCGGCGACGACTACTACCCGACCTACCGGCTGCGCGAGACGTGGTACGACGCCTTCTCGCTGCGTTTCATGCACCAGGTGAACAAGTGGAACCAGTTGAAGACGGGCGCCGAGTTCCGGCAGTACGACATCAACTGGGACTTCAAGCAGTTCTTCAACGACCGGCCCTATGGCGAGAAGTACCAGAGCAAGCCGACCTACGCGTCGTTCTTCGTGCAGGATAAGATGGAGTACGACTACTTCATCGTCAACCTCGGCCTGCGCTACGATTTCCACAACGCCGACATCAGCTACAACGCCGATCCGTACGCGGCGACGCCGGTGTGGAAGAAGGCCGAGACCAAGCACGGGCTGTCCCCCCGCCTCGGGGTCTCGTTCCCCATCGCGGAGAACAGCAAGATGCACTTCAACTACGGCGTGTACTACCAGGAGCCCCGCTTCCAGTACCTCTACATGAACTACCAGGGCGACATCACCACCGGTCTGCCGCTGCTGGGGAATCCCGACCTCGAACCCGAGCGGACCACCTCGTATGAGCTCGGCCTCGACCACCTCCTCGACAACCGCTGGCACCTGAATGTCACCGCCTACTACAAGGACATCGAGGATCTGGTGACGGCGCGGCAGGACGGCCTGATCGCCGGGCGGGAAGTGACCCGCATCACCAACGGCGACTACGGCTCGGTCAAGGGGATCGACCTCGCCCTGGAAGTGCTGCCCAACGGCGGCTGCTTCACCGGGTCGGTCTCCTACGGGTACATGATCGCGACCGGCAATGGCTCGTACGCGCTCGAACCCTACTACACGTACATCACCTCGACCACCGACACCGTGCAGCCGTTCACCGAGTACCCCCTCGACTTCGACCAGCGCCACACGGTCACCGGCGTCCTGAGCTACCGGGTGCCGTCCGACTGGGACGGCCGGCTGCTGGGTCAGAAGCTGCCGGGCGACTGGGGGCTGACCCTGGTCGGGTACTATGGCTCCGGCCTGCCGTACACCAAGACCGACCAGAGCGGCAACCGGGTGGGCGAGCGCAACGCCTGGCGCCTCCCCGCCAACTACAAGGTCGACCTCCGCTTCAACAAGGACTTCCCGCTCCGCGCCGGATCGCGGCTGAGCCTGTTTGTCGAAGTGGACAACCTGTTTGACCGGCGCAACGTGGTGAACCTCTACACCAGCACCGGCCTCCCGGACAACGACGGGGTCGATTACATGGGCAGTCTGTCGGTCAGCCAACAGGCGCTCGACCACTATGACCGGCTCTATGACAACGACCCGCAAAACTACGCGCCGCCCCGGACGATCAGAACGGGGCTGCAGCTGAATTTCTAA
- a CDS encoding response regulator, giving the protein MARILIIDDSEVIRNLLEEYLTDAGYEVETACDGREGIDRALGGDFDVAFCDIHMPHKNGYQVFREVRRRKPGMAFIMTDSLPDQLAEMAQNEGAHCCLTKPFDLNQVRRVLETLLAKARTV; this is encoded by the coding sequence ATGGCACGAATACTGATCATCGACGATTCCGAGGTTATTCGCAACCTGCTGGAAGAGTATTTGACCGACGCCGGGTACGAGGTCGAGACGGCCTGCGACGGCCGGGAGGGGATCGACCGGGCTCTGGGGGGGGATTTCGACGTGGCTTTCTGCGACATCCACATGCCGCACAAGAACGGGTACCAGGTGTTCCGGGAGGTGAGGCGGCGCAAGCCCGGGATGGCGTTCATCATGACCGACTCTCTGCCCGATCAACTGGCCGAAATGGCCCAGAACGAAGGCGCCCACTGCTGCCTGACCAAACCGTTTGATCTGAACCAGGTCCGCCGCGTCCTGGAGACGCTGCTGGCCAAAGCGCGCACGGTATGA
- the uvrB gene encoding excinuclease ABC subunit UvrB: MAKPTAPTAAGHTPFRLRSQFSPRGDQPQAIAQLLAGLREGRMHQVLLGVTGSGKTFTIANVIAQYGRPALVLSHNKTLAAQLYGELTAFFPDNAVEFFISYYDYYQPEAYLPTTDTYIEKDTSINEDIDRLRLRATASLLERQDVIIVASVSCIYGLGSPVEYKNQYIPLVRGGEYNRDQVIRKLIDIHYNRNDIDFSRGNFRVRGDTVELIPAYHDHAMRIEFFGDEVERITEIDPLTGEVLRERDRIAIYPAKHFITSPERMQEAIRGIREELAERLEFFRSRNLLLEAQRLEMRTKYDLEMLEEVGYCSGVENYSRHLSGRRPGERPFTLLDFFPDDFLTIIDESHQTIPQVRGMFAGDRSRKEVLVEHGFRLPSALDNRPLVFEEFERVVLKRVYVSATPADYELTKAEGIVVEQVIRPTGLLDPVITVRPLGTQVDDLLAEARRRAERGERVLVTTLTKRMAEDLTGYMEKLGLRVRYLHSEIDAIDRTGIIRDLRLAEFDVLVGVNLLREGLDLPEVSLVAILDADKEGFLRSERSLIQTAGRAARNKGGEVILYADKVTESMRKAIEETRRRREKQAAYNREHGIDPETIFKTREEILRSTQFADSKTPEEAPRFEKPSSFTRMSREDQLAFMLAAMRKAAENLDFETAIMIRDEINALRGDGRKNPKPKKGK; the protein is encoded by the coding sequence ATGGCCAAACCAACCGCCCCGACCGCCGCCGGCCACACCCCGTTCCGGCTCCGCAGCCAGTTCTCGCCCCGCGGCGACCAGCCCCAGGCGATCGCCCAACTGCTCGCGGGGCTCCGGGAAGGCCGCATGCACCAGGTGCTGCTCGGCGTCACCGGTTCCGGAAAGACGTTCACCATCGCCAACGTGATCGCCCAGTACGGGCGTCCCGCGCTCGTGCTGTCGCATAACAAGACGCTCGCCGCCCAGCTCTACGGCGAGCTCACGGCTTTCTTCCCCGACAACGCCGTCGAGTTCTTCATCAGCTACTACGACTACTACCAGCCGGAGGCGTACCTGCCGACCACGGACACGTACATTGAGAAGGACACCTCGATCAACGAGGATATCGACCGGCTGCGGCTGCGCGCGACCGCCTCGCTGCTCGAGCGCCAGGACGTCATCATCGTGGCTTCGGTCTCCTGCATTTACGGCCTCGGGTCGCCGGTCGAATACAAGAACCAGTACATCCCGCTCGTGCGCGGGGGGGAGTACAACCGCGACCAGGTCATCCGCAAGCTCATCGACATCCACTACAACCGGAACGACATCGACTTCTCGCGGGGAAATTTCCGCGTCCGCGGCGACACCGTCGAACTCATCCCGGCCTACCACGACCACGCCATGCGGATCGAGTTTTTCGGCGACGAAGTCGAGCGGATCACGGAGATCGATCCGCTGACGGGGGAGGTGCTGCGCGAGCGCGACCGGATCGCCATCTACCCGGCCAAACACTTCATCACCTCGCCCGAGCGGATGCAGGAAGCGATCCGCGGCATCCGCGAAGAACTGGCCGAGCGGCTGGAGTTCTTCCGCTCCCGCAACCTGCTCTTGGAGGCCCAGCGGCTGGAGATGCGCACCAAGTACGATCTCGAGATGCTCGAAGAGGTCGGGTACTGCTCCGGGGTCGAGAACTACTCCCGGCACCTGTCGGGGCGCCGGCCGGGCGAGCGCCCCTTCACCCTGCTGGATTTCTTCCCCGACGACTTCCTGACCATTATCGACGAGTCGCACCAGACCATCCCCCAGGTGCGGGGGATGTTCGCCGGCGACCGCAGCCGCAAGGAGGTTCTCGTCGAGCACGGTTTCCGCCTGCCCTCGGCGCTGGATAACCGGCCGCTCGTATTCGAGGAGTTCGAGCGGGTGGTGCTGAAGCGGGTGTACGTGTCCGCGACCCCGGCCGACTACGAACTGACCAAGGCGGAGGGGATCGTGGTCGAGCAGGTCATCCGGCCGACCGGTCTGCTCGACCCCGTCATCACCGTCCGCCCGCTCGGGACGCAGGTCGACGACCTGCTGGCCGAGGCCAGGCGGCGGGCGGAGCGCGGCGAGCGCGTGCTGGTGACGACGCTCACCAAACGCATGGCCGAGGACCTCACCGGCTACATGGAGAAGCTCGGCCTGCGGGTGCGCTACCTGCACAGCGAGATCGACGCGATCGACCGCACGGGCATTATCCGCGACCTCCGCCTGGCGGAGTTCGACGTCCTTGTCGGAGTGAACCTCTTGCGGGAGGGACTCGACCTCCCCGAGGTGTCACTGGTGGCCATTCTCGACGCCGACAAGGAGGGATTCCTCCGCTCGGAGCGGTCGCTCATCCAGACGGCCGGACGGGCCGCCCGCAACAAGGGCGGGGAGGTGATCCTGTACGCCGACAAAGTCACCGAATCGATGCGCAAGGCGATCGAGGAGACCCGCCGCCGCCGCGAGAAGCAGGCCGCCTACAACCGCGAGCACGGCATCGACCCGGAAACGATTTTCAAGACGCGCGAGGAGATCCTCCGCTCCACCCAGTTCGCCGACAGCAAGACGCCCGAGGAGGCGCCGCGCTTCGAGAAACCGAGCAGTTTCACCCGCATGTCCCGCGAGGACCAGCTCGCGTTCATGCTCGCGGCCATGCGCAAGGCGGCCGAGAACCTCGACTTCGAGACGGCCATCATGATCCGCGACGAAATCAATGCGCTGCGCGGAGACGGGCGGAAAAACCCGAAACCGAAAAAGGGAAAATAG
- a CDS encoding ABC transporter substrate-binding protein — translation MKWAFAAALAMSCLASGATPGRSETVAVLMSDTLTSTTRTLQGAKKTIEAANPGIELRTFMIGQSPAGDQAVADSVRSCNPRLVLTIGSTATGIAQHHLPQVPIVFAGVMYPVLSGFVQTIQEPGGHITGASLDIPNEVQFRYFKKIIPGIERIGVLYTANTASLIAPARAVARGMGLELHAIEIRDSREIPQALDSLALTVQGVWSVADPVLFDPQATRYILLNTLRKNLPFMGFSRYVVESGALFALDFDYKAVGIQAGQIANRVLAGEAPASVSVSAADVIWFHYNEKTAQHIHVTIPDELVAVAKEVYR, via the coding sequence ATGAAATGGGCGTTCGCGGCAGCCCTCGCCATGAGCTGCCTCGCCTCAGGAGCAACGCCGGGGAGATCCGAAACTGTCGCCGTGCTGATGAGCGACACGCTCACGTCGACCACGAGGACTCTGCAGGGGGCCAAGAAGACGATTGAAGCGGCCAATCCGGGGATTGAGCTGCGCACGTTCATGATCGGCCAGTCGCCGGCCGGCGACCAGGCGGTCGCCGATTCGGTCCGGAGCTGCAATCCCCGGCTGGTGCTGACCATCGGGAGCACGGCCACAGGGATCGCCCAGCACCACCTGCCGCAGGTCCCGATTGTCTTTGCCGGCGTCATGTACCCGGTCCTCTCCGGGTTTGTGCAGACGATTCAGGAACCCGGCGGGCACATCACCGGGGCGTCGCTGGATATTCCCAACGAAGTTCAGTTCCGCTACTTCAAGAAGATCATCCCGGGGATCGAACGCATCGGCGTCCTCTACACGGCGAACACGGCCAGCCTGATTGCCCCGGCCCGGGCGGTGGCCCGGGGCATGGGTCTGGAATTGCACGCGATCGAGATCCGCGACAGCCGCGAGATCCCGCAGGCGCTCGATTCGCTGGCGTTGACGGTGCAGGGGGTGTGGTCGGTCGCCGACCCGGTGTTGTTCGACCCGCAGGCGACCCGGTACATTCTGCTCAACACGCTGCGCAAGAATCTGCCGTTCATGGGTTTTTCCCGCTACGTCGTGGAGTCGGGCGCTCTCTTCGCGCTCGATTTCGACTACAAGGCGGTGGGGATCCAGGCCGGGCAGATCGCCAACCGCGTGCTCGCCGGCGAGGCTCCCGCCTCCGTCAGCGTCTCGGCCGCCGACGTCATCTGGTTCCACTACAACGAGAAGACCGCCCAGCACATTCACGTGACCATCCCCGACGAACTGGTAGCCGTGGCCAAGGAGGTTTACCGATGA
- a CDS encoding response regulator yields MSGTETRSINVLVVDDETIVLSLVRDALEDEGYEITTAVGGDEALQALDSRPVDLLITDIRMPHMDGTELVRRARERNPHIGVIYMTGYANLNSAKDAIKQGAFDYILKPFELTEIRQAVHKAAGKLRERAGQDSGEQLERLSDLNQMLVTVGDRKSLASVSLRFAMMHFDATQGALLHWDRERTAVETITIHGDQLQETALDSPAVREFIRAIDPASFREPVIVTSPERHPLAGPAAAPEIRAALFPSWLTEGSAMVVMPINRANILYGIIMIRCSPDATALTGTDTRLLNIAAGQLAVSLENLFLLEETQTAYARLKEMQDETIQLEKLATRGEMSAEIGHELNNFLGVVAGNISLLDHQLKKSGAATAEKYMSAIQTNIEKMKQFTSNLMDLTPIASKKETVYFDQVLAEVIDYLTPQKRFRGVSIDHTVDHESIPFEADSIHIQQLLYNLFNNAADATRGCARREIVSRVEYRPGEPHFRFVIRDTGVGIEPELLAKAFEQKFTTKPDGHGFGLLVCKRIIDAHSGRLHVDSTPGEGTAISIEFPVAGAADSVDATAGQFAITDKIPVG; encoded by the coding sequence ATGAGCGGCACGGAAACTCGCAGTATAAATGTCCTCGTGGTCGACGACGAGACCATCGTCCTGTCCCTCGTGCGCGATGCGCTCGAGGACGAGGGGTATGAGATTACGACCGCGGTCGGGGGGGACGAGGCCCTGCAGGCGCTCGACTCCCGGCCCGTCGACCTTCTCATCACCGATATCCGCATGCCGCACATGGACGGTACCGAGCTGGTGCGCCGCGCCCGCGAGCGCAACCCCCACATCGGCGTCATCTACATGACGGGCTACGCCAATCTGAATTCGGCCAAAGACGCGATCAAACAGGGCGCCTTCGACTATATCCTGAAACCGTTCGAGCTGACCGAAATCCGCCAGGCGGTGCACAAGGCCGCGGGGAAACTCCGCGAGCGGGCCGGGCAGGACTCGGGCGAACAGCTCGAACGCCTCTCCGACCTCAACCAGATGCTCGTCACGGTCGGCGACCGCAAGTCGCTGGCGAGCGTCTCCCTTCGTTTCGCCATGATGCATTTCGACGCCACCCAGGGGGCCCTCCTCCACTGGGACCGGGAGCGGACCGCGGTGGAGACGATCACGATTCACGGCGACCAGCTTCAGGAGACGGCGCTGGACAGCCCGGCGGTGCGGGAGTTCATCCGCGCCATCGACCCGGCCTCGTTCCGGGAGCCGGTCATTGTCACGTCGCCGGAGCGGCACCCGCTGGCCGGCCCGGCGGCGGCCCCGGAGATCCGCGCGGCCCTGTTCCCCTCCTGGCTCACCGAAGGGAGCGCCATGGTCGTCATGCCGATCAACCGCGCGAACATTCTGTATGGCATCATCATGATCAGGTGCTCCCCCGACGCCACTGCGCTCACCGGGACCGACACCCGGCTTTTGAACATCGCCGCCGGCCAACTGGCCGTTTCGCTGGAGAATCTGTTTCTGCTCGAGGAGACGCAGACCGCCTACGCGCGGCTCAAGGAGATGCAGGACGAGACCATCCAGCTGGAGAAACTGGCCACCCGCGGGGAGATGTCGGCGGAGATCGGCCATGAGCTGAACAACTTCCTCGGGGTCGTCGCCGGCAACATTTCGCTGCTGGACCACCAGCTGAAGAAGTCGGGCGCGGCCACGGCCGAAAAGTACATGAGCGCCATCCAGACCAACATCGAGAAGATGAAGCAGTTCACGAGCAACCTCATGGACCTCACCCCGATCGCCTCGAAAAAGGAAACGGTCTACTTCGACCAGGTCCTGGCCGAAGTCATCGACTACCTCACGCCGCAGAAGCGTTTCCGGGGAGTGTCCATCGACCACACCGTCGACCACGAGTCAATTCCGTTCGAGGCCGACAGCATCCACATCCAGCAGTTGCTCTACAACCTGTTCAACAATGCGGCCGACGCCACCCGCGGGTGCGCGCGCCGGGAGATTGTGTCGCGCGTCGAGTACCGGCCCGGCGAACCGCACTTCCGCTTCGTCATCCGCGACACGGGCGTCGGCATCGAACCGGAACTTCTCGCCAAGGCGTTCGAGCAGAAGTTCACGACCAAGCCCGACGGGCACGGATTCGGCCTGCTCGTCTGCAAGCGGATCATCGACGCCCACAGCGGCCGCCTCCACGTCGACTCCACACCCGGCGAGGGGACCGCGATCAGCATTGAATTCCCGGTGGCCGGTGCCGCGGACAGCGTCGACGCGACGGCCGGGCAGTTCGCCATCACCGACAAGATCCCCGTCGGCTGA